One window of Brachybacterium ginsengisoli genomic DNA carries:
- a CDS encoding endonuclease/exonuclease/phosphatase family protein: MSRASWDLRVLSWNLWELRGDLAALVEAVRDLEPDILLVQEAPRFVLPTTRLRWFARQIDRRILLGGAGGRGLAILATDEVAAQVIRRGAHPVAQTVSDLNSTYPRGVAALRLSVPGGGTAVVAATHLALQEDNRMRHAEHLSALVRGAGAPVILGGDLNETADGTARRLLSPLLRDPASPEEHTFPAASPTRRIDAVLVTDGIEVREARSVHSTRTVDEARLSGASDHLPTLLDVSL; this comes from the coding sequence ATGAGCCGGGCGAGCTGGGATCTGCGGGTGCTCAGCTGGAACCTGTGGGAGCTGCGCGGTGATCTCGCGGCGCTCGTGGAGGCCGTCCGGGATCTGGAGCCGGACATCCTGCTGGTCCAGGAGGCTCCGCGGTTCGTGCTGCCGACGACGCGGCTGCGCTGGTTCGCCCGGCAGATCGATCGCCGGATCCTGCTCGGCGGGGCGGGCGGGCGCGGCCTGGCGATCCTCGCGACCGACGAGGTCGCTGCCCAGGTGATCCGTCGCGGCGCGCATCCCGTGGCCCAGACCGTCTCGGACCTGAACTCGACCTATCCGCGCGGCGTCGCCGCCCTGCGCCTCTCGGTGCCGGGCGGCGGGACGGCCGTGGTCGCCGCGACCCACCTGGCGCTGCAGGAGGACAACCGGATGCGTCATGCGGAGCACCTCTCCGCCCTGGTGCGCGGCGCCGGGGCGCCGGTGATCCTCGGCGGGGATCTCAACGAGACCGCCGACGGGACCGCCCGCCGCCTCCTGTCCCCGCTGCTGCGCGATCCCGCGAGCCCCGAGGAGCACACCTTCCCCGCCGCATCGCCGACCCGACGGATCGACGCGGTGCTGGTCACCGACGGCATCGAGGTGCGCGAGGCGCGGTCGGTGCATTCGACGCGGACGGTCGACGAGGCGCGGCTGTCCGGGGCGTCGGACCATCTGCCGACGCTGCTGGACGTCTCCCTCTGA
- a CDS encoding ADP-ribosylglycohydrolase family protein, whose product MTTGGEGLSPLQRQRAVGAVVAAAAGDALGAPYEFQPPVPDVEEIDMIGGGVLDWQPGEWTDDTAMAIVVLEASLAASDGHDLRLDTAQDHIAREWYSWSLGTPDIGTLTSQVVRTAADLAREDGHYAPRAKDFRIAASTAHEQLPASAGNGSLMRAHVTVLPYLLSPEEDAVEAITAVCRLTHVHPDTIEANILWGLAVRRAILTGEIDVRVGLAQLSEERREVWLERIEEAEQSTPEMFRRNGWVVGAFQAAWAAISGVSPIPEGKFAQRDALVVALRSAVRAGYDTDTVACITGALMGAALGPKAVLPEWRRMLFGWPSYEVDELWGLVERVIAPMVREGGEGTRA is encoded by the coding sequence ATGACCACCGGGGGAGAGGGCCTGTCGCCCCTCCAGCGCCAGCGCGCTGTGGGCGCCGTCGTGGCCGCAGCCGCCGGGGACGCCCTGGGTGCTCCCTACGAGTTCCAGCCGCCCGTGCCCGACGTCGAGGAGATCGACATGATCGGGGGCGGCGTCCTCGACTGGCAGCCGGGGGAGTGGACCGACGACACCGCGATGGCGATCGTGGTCCTGGAGGCGTCCCTCGCCGCGTCGGACGGCCATGACCTGCGGCTCGACACCGCTCAGGACCACATCGCCCGGGAGTGGTACTCCTGGTCGCTGGGCACTCCGGACATCGGCACGCTCACCTCGCAGGTGGTCCGCACCGCCGCCGATCTCGCCCGGGAGGACGGCCATTACGCGCCCCGGGCCAAGGACTTCCGGATCGCGGCGAGCACCGCCCACGAGCAGCTCCCCGCCTCCGCCGGGAACGGATCGCTGATGCGCGCGCACGTCACCGTGCTGCCCTATCTGCTCTCCCCGGAGGAGGATGCGGTCGAGGCGATCACCGCGGTGTGTCGCTTGACACACGTGCATCCCGACACGATCGAGGCGAACATCCTGTGGGGCCTGGCGGTGCGCCGCGCGATCCTCACCGGCGAGATCGATGTGCGGGTGGGGCTCGCGCAGCTGTCCGAGGAGCGGCGCGAGGTCTGGCTCGAACGGATCGAGGAGGCGGAGCAGTCCACCCCGGAGATGTTCCGTCGCAACGGCTGGGTGGTCGGCGCCTTCCAGGCCGCCTGGGCCGCGATCTCCGGCGTCAGCCCGATCCCGGAGGGGAAGTTCGCCCAGCGCGATGCCCTGGTGGTGGCGCTGCGATCCGCCGTGCGCGCCGGCTACGACACCGACACGGTCGCCTGCATCACCGGGGCGCTGATGGGGGCGGCCCTCGGTCCGAAGGCCGTGCTGCCCGAGTGGCGGCGCATGCTCTTCGGCTGGCCGAGCTACGAGGTCGACGAGCTCTGGGGCCTGGTGGAGCGCGTGATCGCCCCGATGGTCCGCGAGGGCGGCGAGGGGACCCGCGCATGA